Proteins from one Microbacterium sp. Root553 genomic window:
- a CDS encoding ABC transporter permease has product MSFAPVARRQGSAGQLLRGAMLVLPAALVTLLVVGGGIGATLLQALGLMPIAGPVTPGVDAFLAHPDDLAAATGVSIAVATVSTVIAVIVGTAAAVVIASGRAGSRLLAALGATTVTVPHLVGAATIGLLLSDAGVLPRLLGIPPESWAPWVGGPLWAAAIAEFAWKESAFVALVVTGTLATRIATYDETAALLGAGRWRRFRHVLLPLTAPTIVICAAISFVYALGSYEVSWLLGRTYPEPLPVLAVRLFQGVSLSSRPEAAAVALVTCAIALVAVAGTFAALRRTAVWR; this is encoded by the coding sequence ATGAGCTTCGCGCCGGTGGCGCGCCGACAGGGGAGCGCCGGTCAGCTCCTCCGCGGCGCGATGCTGGTGCTTCCTGCTGCCCTCGTGACGCTGCTCGTCGTCGGCGGCGGCATCGGCGCGACGCTGTTGCAGGCTCTGGGCCTCATGCCCATCGCCGGCCCGGTGACGCCGGGGGTCGATGCATTCCTCGCGCATCCGGACGACCTCGCCGCCGCGACCGGTGTCTCGATCGCTGTTGCGACGGTGTCGACCGTCATCGCGGTCATCGTCGGCACTGCGGCCGCGGTCGTGATCGCCTCCGGGCGCGCGGGAAGCCGCCTGCTCGCCGCCCTCGGCGCGACGACCGTGACCGTGCCCCACCTGGTCGGCGCTGCGACGATCGGACTGCTGCTCTCCGACGCCGGCGTCCTCCCCCGGCTGCTCGGCATCCCGCCCGAGTCATGGGCTCCCTGGGTGGGCGGCCCCCTGTGGGCTGCAGCGATCGCGGAGTTCGCGTGGAAGGAGTCCGCCTTCGTCGCGCTCGTGGTGACCGGCACACTCGCCACCAGGATCGCGACCTACGACGAGACCGCCGCGCTGCTCGGCGCCGGTCGGTGGCGGCGTTTCCGTCACGTGCTGCTTCCCCTGACCGCGCCGACCATCGTCATCTGCGCGGCGATCAGCTTCGTCTACGCCCTCGGCTCCTACGAGGTGTCCTGGCTGCTCGGCCGCACCTACCCCGAACCGCTGCCCGTGCTGGCCGTGCGGCTGTTCCAAGGCGTCTCGCTCTCCTCCCGTCCGGAAGCGGCCGCCGTCGCCCTCGTCACCTGCGCGATCGCCCTGGTGGCGGTGGCCGGCACATTCGCCGCGCTTCGGCGCACGGCGGTCTGGCGGTGA
- a CDS encoding ABC transporter ATP-binding protein: MSADLVLDGLDKRFPGSPTPALQTFSLTVAAGSCTAVLGPSGSGKSTLLRVIAGLEEPDAGTVRIGGTDVAGVAAEHRGIGMVFQRSLLFPHLTVLDNVAFSDRVSGMNRRAARSRAAEYLEMVQLQGFGDRRVGELSGGQEQRVAIARALAAEPAVLLLDEPFSALDPALRSDMHDLLEAVRREVSPTIVLVTHDRDEAARASDRIALLERGVLLHEGTVLDAYRRPQNLRAAQLMGGRNEVTGEVRDGHHHSALGAVPVPPETPTGVGTLVIRQEDVAVLDDDERAAPSGAIPGVVESVRVTGARSEIAVRCGDVLLHAEAPPTQRCPLGGRLLLMLPTAAVHVVA; the protein is encoded by the coding sequence GTGAGCGCCGACCTCGTCCTCGACGGACTCGACAAGAGATTCCCCGGCTCGCCGACGCCGGCGCTGCAGACGTTCTCCCTCACGGTGGCCGCCGGCTCCTGCACGGCCGTGCTCGGCCCCAGCGGCTCGGGCAAGAGCACCCTGCTGCGGGTCATCGCCGGGCTGGAGGAACCGGATGCCGGCACGGTGCGCATCGGCGGGACGGATGTCGCCGGCGTCGCCGCCGAACACCGCGGAATCGGAATGGTGTTCCAACGCTCGCTGCTGTTCCCGCACCTCACGGTCCTCGACAACGTCGCGTTCTCCGACCGCGTCTCGGGCATGAACCGCAGGGCCGCGCGATCCCGTGCCGCGGAGTACCTCGAGATGGTGCAGTTGCAGGGATTCGGCGACCGCAGGGTCGGGGAGCTGTCGGGGGGTCAGGAGCAGCGGGTCGCGATCGCTCGGGCTCTCGCAGCAGAACCGGCGGTGCTGCTTCTCGATGAGCCGTTCAGCGCGCTCGATCCCGCCCTTCGCAGCGACATGCACGACCTGCTCGAGGCGGTACGCCGTGAGGTCTCGCCCACCATCGTGCTCGTCACGCACGATCGCGACGAGGCGGCGCGAGCGTCAGACCGCATCGCTCTGCTCGAGCGTGGCGTTCTTCTGCACGAGGGCACCGTGCTCGACGCGTACCGCCGCCCGCAGAACCTGCGGGCGGCGCAGCTGATGGGAGGCCGCAACGAGGTCACCGGTGAAGTTCGTGACGGCCACCATCACAGTGCGCTCGGAGCGGTGCCGGTGCCACCTGAGACGCCGACAGGTGTCGGAACACTCGTGATCCGGCAGGAGGACGTGGCCGTGCTCGACGACGATGAGCGGGCGGCGCCGTCGGGCGCGATCCCGGGCGTCGTGGAGTCGGTGCGGGTGACAGGTGCGCGCTCCGAGATCGCGGTTCGCTGCGGCGACGTGCTGCTGCACGCCGAGGCGCCGCCGACACAGCGGTGCCCGCTCGGCGGCAGGCTCCTGCTGATGCTGCCGACTGCCGCCGTGCACGTCGTCGCCTGA
- a CDS encoding TVP38/TMEM64 family protein, translating to MDAGDSRVRDAPSKRSAIVRLLLLLLFVAVVGTVGFFFAPSDIDVVRDWAAGLGPGGALLFVMGYAALTLTPVPKNLLTIAAGLVWGFWLALVLVYVGALLGAAASFVIGRALGREAVERLTGARVARLDAALAHRGFLAVLGARLVPIIPFTLINYGAGLTAVRRRDYALGTAVGILPGSAAYVALGAFGLELGPPFWVAVAVLGTLILGGVVTAAILRRRHGDGPSPMPSPSQMTDSGHDA from the coding sequence GTGGACGCAGGTGATTCGCGTGTCAGAGACGCCCCCTCGAAGCGGTCGGCGATCGTCCGCCTGCTGCTTCTCCTCCTGTTCGTCGCCGTCGTCGGAACGGTTGGGTTCTTCTTCGCTCCGAGCGACATCGACGTGGTCAGAGACTGGGCTGCAGGTCTCGGACCGGGTGGCGCGCTGCTCTTCGTGATGGGGTATGCCGCGCTCACGCTGACACCGGTGCCCAAGAATCTGCTCACCATCGCGGCAGGGCTCGTGTGGGGCTTCTGGCTCGCTCTGGTGCTCGTCTACGTCGGAGCCCTTCTGGGCGCCGCCGCGTCATTCGTGATCGGTCGAGCTCTCGGCAGGGAAGCCGTCGAACGGCTCACCGGCGCGCGGGTCGCGCGCCTCGACGCGGCCCTGGCGCACCGTGGATTCCTCGCCGTGCTCGGAGCGCGGCTGGTGCCGATCATCCCGTTCACGCTCATCAACTACGGCGCGGGCCTGACAGCGGTGCGACGCCGCGACTACGCGCTGGGCACGGCCGTCGGCATCCTGCCGGGGTCCGCCGCGTACGTGGCGCTCGGTGCGTTCGGGCTCGAACTCGGGCCGCCCTTCTGGGTGGCGGTGGCCGTGCTGGGGACGCTCATCCTCGGCGGTGTCGTGACGGCCGCGATCCTGCGACGCCGCCACGGCGACGGCCCTTCACCGATGCCGTCGCCGTCGCAGATGACAGACAGCGGGCACGATGCTTGA
- a CDS encoding class I SAM-dependent methyltransferase, which produces MAALMRRYGAGARWYDVLSGERPVYRAGRQAGIALLDLSPGDSVVDLGCGTGLNFALLLEATAPSGVVIGVDRSPEMLAVAQRRVDHEGWGDRVRLIRTDAAELRPETVARAVAELHGGGDDRADALFATYALSVIGKREEAWRRALATLRPGARVCIVDMQPPHGFWRVLSPLARLACATGGADISARPWRMLERDALEPSAVRRVERKGGHIVAVAATVSASDVPR; this is translated from the coding sequence ATGGCGGCACTGATGCGGCGATACGGCGCGGGCGCGCGCTGGTACGACGTGCTCTCGGGCGAGCGGCCGGTCTATCGGGCGGGTCGACAGGCGGGGATCGCGCTGCTCGACCTGAGCCCCGGGGATTCCGTCGTCGACCTGGGGTGCGGGACCGGACTGAACTTCGCGCTGCTCCTCGAGGCGACGGCGCCGTCGGGGGTCGTGATCGGCGTCGACCGCAGTCCCGAGATGCTGGCCGTGGCGCAGCGACGAGTCGACCACGAGGGGTGGGGTGACAGGGTCCGCCTGATCCGCACGGATGCTGCCGAGCTTCGACCGGAGACGGTGGCCCGGGCCGTGGCCGAGCTGCACGGCGGTGGCGACGACCGTGCAGACGCCCTTTTCGCGACCTATGCCCTCAGCGTGATCGGGAAACGTGAGGAGGCCTGGCGGCGCGCCCTGGCGACTCTGCGCCCCGGCGCGCGCGTGTGCATCGTCGACATGCAGCCGCCGCACGGCTTCTGGCGGGTGCTTTCGCCGCTCGCCCGCCTCGCCTGCGCGACGGGCGGAGCCGACATCTCCGCCCGGCCGTGGCGGATGCTCGAGCGCGACGCGCTCGAGCCCTCGGCTGTGCGACGGGTCGAGCGCAAGGGCGGTCACATCGTGGCGGTGGCCGCGACTGTGTCCGCCAGTGACGTCCCGCGTTGA
- a CDS encoding ABC transporter substrate-binding protein produces the protein MSSTPRRYRRSAALALAVPLIALTACAAPESSASTAYEDWDAVLEDAEGQTVQLWMYGGDDQGNAYVDDILAPAVAEYGVTLERVPVTDTADALNRVFTEIQAGRDDGTVDLIWVNGDNFRTGKEADAWLCGWTDLLPSMAATDPDDPLLQSDFGTPVDGCEAPWQKAQFTLAYNAEAIPNPPTTLAGVLDWAEANPGRFTYPAPPDFTGSVFVREVLASVSGGADEVPAAYSDEAFDELSPALYDRLSELAPSLWRGGDTYPANEAELGQLFADRQIDITMTYGPATLTDLVADGTYPPETTVLPLEDGTVGNASFLGLPANSDSVAGAMVVANVALSVEQQVAKAQPDVWGQFTVLDIESLSDADRELFDTLPESPVVPGYEVLSENAHGELAAEWVPALDEGWRTGVLDR, from the coding sequence ATGAGCAGCACCCCACGACGGTATCGGAGGAGTGCGGCTCTCGCCCTCGCGGTGCCGCTGATCGCCCTCACCGCCTGCGCGGCCCCCGAGAGCAGTGCATCGACGGCCTACGAGGACTGGGACGCGGTGCTCGAGGATGCCGAGGGGCAGACCGTGCAGCTGTGGATGTACGGCGGCGACGATCAGGGCAACGCCTACGTCGACGACATCCTCGCCCCGGCCGTGGCGGAATACGGAGTGACGCTGGAGCGTGTACCCGTCACCGATACGGCGGATGCGCTGAACCGCGTGTTCACCGAGATCCAGGCCGGCCGCGATGACGGCACGGTCGACCTCATCTGGGTCAACGGCGACAACTTCCGCACCGGCAAAGAGGCCGATGCCTGGCTGTGCGGCTGGACCGATCTGCTGCCGTCGATGGCGGCCACCGACCCCGACGACCCGCTGCTGCAGTCCGACTTCGGCACTCCCGTCGACGGCTGCGAGGCTCCGTGGCAGAAGGCGCAGTTCACGCTCGCCTACAACGCCGAGGCGATCCCGAATCCGCCCACCACCCTCGCGGGAGTGCTCGACTGGGCCGAGGCCAACCCCGGACGCTTCACCTACCCGGCCCCGCCGGACTTCACCGGTTCGGTGTTCGTGCGCGAGGTGCTGGCGAGCGTCTCGGGCGGCGCCGATGAGGTGCCTGCCGCGTATTCCGACGAGGCGTTCGACGAGCTGAGCCCTGCTCTCTACGATCGGCTGAGCGAACTCGCCCCGAGCCTGTGGCGCGGGGGCGACACGTATCCTGCGAACGAGGCCGAGCTGGGCCAGCTCTTCGCCGACCGCCAGATCGACATCACGATGACCTACGGCCCGGCGACCCTCACGGATCTCGTCGCCGACGGCACGTACCCGCCCGAGACGACCGTGCTGCCCCTCGAAGACGGCACGGTGGGCAACGCGAGCTTCCTCGGCCTGCCGGCGAACTCCGACTCGGTGGCGGGTGCCATGGTCGTCGCGAACGTCGCCCTCTCGGTCGAGCAGCAGGTCGCGAAGGCGCAGCCCGACGTCTGGGGTCAGTTCACGGTCCTCGACATCGAGAGCCTCTCGGACGCCGACCGGGAGCTGTTCGACACCCTCCCCGAGTCGCCCGTCGTTCCCGGCTACGAGGTGCTGTCCGAGAACGCTCATGGCGAGCTCGCCGCGGAATGGGTCCCCGCCCTCGACGAGGGCTGGCGCACGGGCGTGCTGGACCGATGA
- a CDS encoding trans-sulfuration enzyme family protein produces MNPRPDRKDLRTLSDLSLAVHAGNVLDSTLALRTPLVMANSYQLPDDPSEISWSATAPGLYTRNTGVNQAALEQKLAALDGAEDAVALASGVAALHAVFFTHVRVGDHVVVSDVVYEATWRLWTELLPQRYGLEATFVDITDLDAVRAAMRPETRLVCIEAIANPTTKVADVSAVAEIAHAAGAILMVDSTFSPPPFYRPILDGADLVVHSLTKYLNGHGDAMGGSVSGRRDLIQQIKADAMVDVGGIISPFNAWQIQRGTVTLPLRLRQHFSSALRIAEMLEADPRVEYIYYPGLESHPDHDLAVRQFGGRGFGGMMAFAVAGSPDVQNRFVANLRLITSGFSLGHDDSLIVHTGTDGGRVATYPAPFREFGHLRLSVGLEDTDDLVADLAEALDLTFGRDPR; encoded by the coding sequence ATGAACCCTCGCCCCGACCGCAAGGATCTGCGCACGCTGTCCGACCTCAGCCTGGCCGTGCACGCGGGCAATGTGCTCGATTCGACTCTGGCGCTGCGCACGCCTCTCGTGATGGCGAACTCCTACCAGCTGCCCGACGATCCGAGCGAGATCAGCTGGTCAGCCACGGCACCCGGGCTGTACACCCGCAACACAGGGGTCAACCAGGCGGCTCTCGAGCAGAAGCTCGCCGCGCTCGACGGTGCCGAGGACGCGGTCGCGCTGGCCTCCGGGGTCGCCGCACTGCATGCGGTCTTCTTCACCCACGTGCGCGTCGGCGACCACGTCGTCGTGAGCGATGTCGTATACGAGGCCACCTGGCGCCTGTGGACCGAGCTGCTGCCGCAGCGGTACGGCCTCGAGGCCACGTTCGTCGACATCACCGACCTCGATGCCGTGCGCGCCGCGATGCGTCCGGAGACACGGCTCGTGTGCATCGAGGCGATAGCGAACCCGACCACGAAGGTCGCCGACGTGAGCGCCGTCGCCGAGATCGCCCACGCTGCGGGTGCCATCCTGATGGTGGACTCCACTTTCTCGCCACCGCCGTTCTACCGCCCCATCCTCGACGGCGCCGACCTGGTCGTGCACTCCCTCACCAAGTACCTCAACGGCCACGGTGACGCCATGGGAGGCTCCGTCTCGGGGCGGCGCGATCTGATCCAGCAGATCAAAGCGGATGCCATGGTCGACGTCGGCGGCATCATCTCGCCCTTCAACGCCTGGCAGATCCAGCGCGGCACCGTCACGCTGCCGCTGCGCCTTCGCCAGCACTTCTCGTCAGCATTGCGGATCGCCGAGATGCTCGAGGCGGATCCGCGGGTCGAGTACATCTACTATCCCGGTCTCGAATCGCACCCCGACCACGATCTCGCCGTGCGCCAGTTCGGCGGGCGCGGCTTCGGGGGGATGATGGCCTTCGCCGTCGCGGGTTCACCCGACGTGCAGAACCGGTTCGTCGCGAACCTTCGATTGATCACGTCCGGATTCTCGCTCGGCCATGACGATTCGCTCATCGTGCACACCGGCACCGACGGCGGCCGAGTAGCCACCTACCCGGCGCCATTCCGAGAGTTCGGACACCTGCGTCTCTCTGTCGGCCTCGAGGACACCGACGATCTGGTCGCCGACCTCGCCGAAGCTCTGGATCTGACGTTCGGACGCGACCCGCGATAG
- a CDS encoding ABC transporter permease, with the protein MTSSTLTTPRGPGRIVRLAVTALLVVWFALPFLPLVLWAFADGWSFPSPLPTAWGVQGIQDALGFGLLPGFARSVLLGLVVAAIATPLGALAARALTFGTVPFPRTFSALLLAPIALPPFAAVLGVNVLLLRAYIPPAIGVVVVLVVLALPYTTFVMRTAYGGYDLSYEEEARLLGAAPAQVLRRVHLPMIAPALARAAFLAFLVAWSDYIVTVIVGGGELVTLPLIVAGAAAGLGNDAAVAVMSLGAVIPPVLLLLAVLAVGGSGRATGKRRPSSALPNTISAAPSAHPTTSGASA; encoded by the coding sequence GTGACCTCGAGCACCCTCACGACGCCACGCGGCCCCGGCCGCATCGTCCGCCTCGCTGTCACCGCGCTGCTGGTGGTCTGGTTCGCCCTGCCGTTCCTTCCCCTGGTGCTGTGGGCGTTCGCCGACGGCTGGTCGTTCCCGTCGCCCCTGCCCACAGCCTGGGGAGTCCAGGGCATCCAGGATGCGCTGGGCTTCGGCCTGCTTCCGGGATTCGCCAGGTCCGTGCTGCTCGGGCTGGTCGTCGCCGCGATCGCCACACCGCTGGGCGCCCTCGCCGCGCGGGCGCTGACGTTCGGCACCGTCCCCTTCCCCCGCACGTTTTCGGCACTGTTGCTGGCGCCCATCGCGCTGCCGCCGTTCGCCGCCGTCCTCGGAGTCAACGTCCTGCTGTTGAGGGCGTACATCCCTCCGGCCATCGGCGTGGTCGTGGTGCTCGTCGTCCTGGCCCTGCCCTACACGACGTTCGTGATGCGCACCGCGTACGGAGGCTACGACCTCTCGTACGAGGAGGAGGCACGACTGCTCGGCGCCGCCCCCGCGCAGGTGCTGCGCCGCGTGCATCTGCCGATGATCGCCCCCGCGCTGGCACGGGCCGCGTTCCTGGCATTCCTGGTCGCGTGGAGCGATTACATCGTCACCGTCATCGTGGGAGGCGGCGAACTCGTCACCCTGCCACTGATCGTGGCGGGAGCCGCCGCCGGACTCGGCAACGATGCCGCCGTCGCCGTCATGTCGCTCGGGGCGGTCATCCCCCCGGTGCTGCTGCTCCTCGCCGTGCTGGCGGTGGGCGGATCCGGTCGCGCGACCGGAAAGCGACGCCCCTCATCCGCTCTCCCGAACACGATCTCTGCCGCCCCGTCTGCCCACCCCACGACATCAGGAGCATCCGCGTGA
- a CDS encoding dihydrolipoyl dehydrogenase family protein: protein MSTPSRRPARALTAREAAGRTWDLVVIGAGSAGLVGSRTAAALGARVLLIEAHRFGGECLHTGCVPSKALIASAAAAHAARSSAELGVTVGEVHVDFPAVMQHVHSAIHDIEPVDSPETLNRDGIHTLTGRARFDGPRSVVVDGARIAFRDALIAAGSSPVRTSVEGEASIDVLTNETFWDLDALPARLLVQGGGAIGCEIAQAMARLGSQVTLIHRGDRVLPKEDPAASAVVLAALRADGVDVRLGTTVRSFDSSRSDDAPSPSGTAQLSDGTTVVFDRGLAALGRRVEVSDLGLPAAGVRLDRRGAVDVDASLRTSNPRIRAAGDVTPLPRFTHTAGMYGSVAATNAVLGLSRRIDTDVVPRITFTAPEVGAVGVSPADASARGMRVVVQHHSHLDRAIADGHTDGFTSIVVDRRGRVTGAVIVGPRAGESLAEYTTAVKAGMSVRTLATTMHAYPSYSDAGWNAVVKEAQRGLRGGAVGFGIGLLSRLHRRRR, encoded by the coding sequence ATGAGCACTCCTTCTCGCAGACCGGCACGCGCACTGACCGCGCGCGAAGCGGCAGGACGTACGTGGGACCTGGTCGTCATCGGCGCGGGCAGCGCCGGGCTCGTCGGTTCACGAACGGCTGCCGCCCTCGGCGCACGCGTACTGCTGATCGAGGCGCACCGGTTCGGAGGCGAATGCCTGCACACCGGCTGCGTGCCGTCGAAGGCTCTGATCGCCTCAGCCGCTGCCGCGCACGCCGCGCGCAGCAGTGCGGAGCTGGGTGTGACCGTGGGGGAGGTGCACGTCGACTTCCCCGCCGTGATGCAGCACGTGCACTCCGCGATCCATGACATAGAGCCGGTCGACTCCCCTGAGACTCTCAACCGAGACGGCATCCACACGCTCACCGGTCGCGCGCGGTTCGACGGTCCTCGCTCCGTCGTGGTCGACGGCGCGCGCATCGCGTTCCGTGACGCGCTCATCGCCGCGGGGAGTTCGCCGGTGCGCACGTCGGTCGAGGGCGAGGCATCGATCGACGTCCTCACGAACGAGACCTTCTGGGATCTGGATGCGCTGCCGGCACGCCTGCTCGTGCAGGGCGGTGGCGCGATCGGCTGCGAGATCGCACAGGCGATGGCGCGACTGGGCAGTCAGGTCACGCTGATCCACCGAGGCGATCGGGTGCTGCCGAAGGAGGATCCCGCGGCGAGCGCCGTCGTCCTCGCAGCTCTCCGTGCAGACGGCGTCGACGTGCGCCTCGGCACGACCGTGCGCTCTTTCGACTCCTCCCGATCCGACGACGCTCCGTCACCGTCAGGCACCGCCCAGTTGAGCGACGGCACGACGGTCGTGTTCGATCGCGGACTCGCGGCGCTGGGACGCCGGGTCGAGGTCTCCGACCTCGGGCTGCCGGCAGCCGGTGTGCGCCTCGATCGCCGAGGAGCGGTCGACGTCGACGCCTCGCTGCGCACGTCGAACCCGCGCATCCGTGCCGCCGGTGACGTCACCCCGCTGCCGCGATTCACGCACACGGCCGGCATGTACGGCAGCGTCGCCGCGACGAACGCCGTGCTCGGGCTCTCCCGCAGGATCGACACCGACGTCGTGCCACGCATCACCTTCACCGCCCCCGAGGTCGGAGCCGTCGGCGTCTCACCCGCCGATGCGTCGGCACGCGGGATGAGAGTGGTCGTGCAGCATCACTCGCACCTCGATCGGGCGATCGCCGACGGGCACACCGACGGCTTCACCAGCATCGTGGTCGATCGGCGGGGCAGGGTCACCGGCGCCGTCATCGTCGGCCCGCGGGCCGGAGAGTCGCTCGCCGAGTACACCACCGCGGTCAAGGCCGGAATGAGCGTGCGCACGCTCGCGACGACGATGCATGCGTATCCCAGCTACTCGGATGCCGGGTGGAACGCTGTCGTGAAGGAGGCGCAGCGTGGTCTCCGCGGCGGGGCGGTCGGGTTCGGGATCGGACTCCTGTCCCGGCTCCATCGCCGCAGGCGCTGA
- a CDS encoding CDP-alcohol phosphatidyltransferase family protein has translation MLDRSLRAVLARPLEATAAALDRPGITPDRLTVLGLVLGVASAVTAGFQLWGVALVLWLVSRVADGLDGTLARRRRRRAESEGKDSAPSHAGGFLDITADFVVYGATVVGVAFGSTTQFGAPWWPFLVVLLVYYVNGTAFLAFSSIAERTGRTIDDGRSLSFLGRIAEGTETIAVHALWLILPFWAWQIALVWSLFVAVSAVQRIVVGYRSLR, from the coding sequence ATGCTTGACCGTTCTCTGCGGGCCGTGCTCGCCCGACCGCTCGAGGCGACGGCGGCGGCCCTGGATCGACCGGGGATCACTCCCGATCGGCTGACCGTGCTCGGGCTCGTGCTCGGTGTCGCCTCCGCCGTCACTGCCGGATTCCAGTTGTGGGGCGTCGCTCTCGTGCTGTGGCTGGTGTCGCGTGTCGCCGACGGGCTCGACGGGACCCTCGCCCGACGTCGCCGACGGCGCGCCGAATCGGAGGGGAAGGACTCCGCGCCCTCCCACGCGGGCGGATTCCTCGACATCACCGCCGACTTCGTCGTCTACGGCGCCACGGTCGTCGGCGTCGCCTTCGGATCCACGACGCAGTTCGGGGCTCCCTGGTGGCCGTTCCTCGTCGTGCTCCTCGTCTACTACGTGAACGGCACGGCATTCCTGGCGTTCTCCTCGATCGCCGAGCGCACAGGGCGCACGATCGACGACGGGCGATCTCTTTCCTTCCTCGGCCGGATCGCCGAGGGCACCGAGACTATCGCGGTGCACGCGCTCTGGCTCATCCTGCCGTTCTGGGCGTGGCAGATCGCGCTCGTCTGGTCGCTCTTCGTCGCGGTGAGCGCCGTGCAGCGCATCGTCGTCGGCTACCGCAGCCTGCGCTGA